A region from the Benincasa hispida cultivar B227 chromosome 10, ASM972705v1, whole genome shotgun sequence genome encodes:
- the LOC120087921 gene encoding ethylene-responsive transcription factor ERF008-like, with protein MKEKNEDQKKLKQFKGIRMRKWGKWVAEIREPNKRSRIWLGSYSSPVAAARAYDAAVFHLRGPSARLNFPDFFSTVDRSFPLSAAAVRKIAAEVGARVDALESSLRHHSAHSSDRTTKLRSSSSSGFSDRVDLNKFPDPEDSDGDCATTPCTS; from the coding sequence atgaaagagaaaaatgaagatcAGAAAAAATTAAAGCAATTCAAAGGGATAAGGATGAGAAAATGGGGAAAATGGGTAGCGGAAATTCGAGAGCCTAATAAACGCTCTCGAATTTGGCTTGGTTCTTATTCTTCTCCCGTCGCCGCCGCCCGTGCCTACGACGCCGCCGTCTTCCACCTCCGTGGCCCCTCTGCTCGCCTTAATTTTCCTGACTTTTTCTCCACCGTTGACCGCTCCTTCCCTCTCTCCGCTGCTGCCGTCCGCAAGATCGCCGCCGAGGTCGGCGCCCGTGTCGATGCTCTTGAGTCTTCTCTCCGCCACCACTCCGCCCATTCATCCGACCGAACCACGAAGCttcgttcttcttcttccagtgGGTTTTCCGATCGGGTCGACTTGAATAAATTTCCCGACCCGGAAGATTCCGATGGCGACTGCGCTACCACTCCTTGCACAAGCTGA